In Triticum aestivum cultivar Chinese Spring chromosome 5B, IWGSC CS RefSeq v2.1, whole genome shotgun sequence, the following proteins share a genomic window:
- the LOC123116432 gene encoding tyrosine N-monooxygenase, whose protein sequence is MEKCSPNATATMPLVNAGAPALAMLAATAATIMLLLAFLRRHSSKTTLSKRGGLPPGPAGLPVLGNMHQMLANKPVFRWLHRLLEDAGGEIVRVRLGPVHVVVVACPAMAREVLRKNDAVFADRPATFAAESFSVGYRSASISPYGDQWRKMRRVLTAEVLSPATEHRLRGAREEEADHMLRWVHAQCNAGGVVVDVRRVARHFCGNLIRRLTLGRRHFRDQQPDAVGAPGPDEEEHVHALFAVLGYLDAFAVSDYFPALVGLDLDGHEKVIRGVMRTLNRLHDPVIEERVEEWRLLRKAGERRNVADFLDVLASLDGAGGRPLLTVEEIKAQAIDIMIASVDNPSNAVEWALAEMMNKPELMRKAMEELDAVVGRDRLVQEPDLRSLNYLKACIREAFRLHPYHPFNPPRVAMADTTVAGYSVPRGSQVVLSRVALGRNPKVWADPLDFRPERHLAGDEATVALSEPELRFVSFSTGRRGCPGIALGTLFTVMLFARLLQGFTWSMPPGVDGVELREAEASLVLAEPLRLQAKPRLPAHLYGPEYDCSSRQL, encoded by the exons ATGGAGAAGTGCTCTCCCAACGCCACTGCCACCATGCCACTAGTGAACGCCGGCGCACCGGCGCTTGCAATGCTAGCCGCAACGGCTGCCACCATCATGCTCCTTCTTGCATTCCTGAGGCGACACAGCAGCAAGACCACCCTGTCCAAGCGCGGCGGGCTGCCGCCGGGGCCCGCGGGGCTGCCAGTGCTCGGCAACATGCACCAGATGCTCGCAAACAAGCCTGTCTTCCGCTGGCTGCACCGCCTGCTGGAGGACGCCGGCGGGGAGATCGTGCGCGTGCGCCTCGGCCCCGTGCACGTCGTCGTCGTGGCGTGCCCCGCGATGGCCCGTGAGGTGCTGCGCAAGAACGACGCCGTGTTCGCGGACCGCCCGGCCACGTTCGCGGCCGAGTCCTTCAGCGTGGGCTACCGCAGCGCCAGCATCTCCCCCTACGGCGACCAGTGGAGGAAGATGCGGCGCGTCCTCACAGCCGAGGTGCTCTCCCCGGCCACCGAGCACCGCCTCCGCGGCGCCcgtgaggaggaggccgaccacatGCTGCGGTGGGTGCACGCCCAATGCAATGCCGGCGGCGTCGTCGTCGACGTGCGCCGCGTGGCCAGGCACTTCTGCGGCAACCTCATCCGGAGGCTCACCCTGGGGCGGCGGCATTTCCGCGACCAGCAGCCGGACGCCGTCGGGGCGCCGGGGCCCGACGAAGAGGAGCACGTGCACGCGCTGTTCGCGGTGCTCGGCTACCTCGACGCGTTCGCCGTGTCTGACTACTTCCCGGCGCTGGTTGGCCTCGACCTGGACGGCCACGAGAAGGTCATCAGGGGCGTGATGAGGACGCTGAACCGGCTGCACGACCCCGTCATCGAGGAGCGGGTGGAGGAGTGGCGGCTGCTGCGGAAAGCCGGCGAGCGGCGCAACGTTGCCGACTTCCTCGACGTGCTCGCCTCGCTTGACGGCGCGGGCGGCCGGCCGCTCCTCACCGTGGAAGAGATCAAGGCACAGGCCATT gataTCATGATTGCTAGCGTGGACAACCCATCGAACGCGGTGGAGTGGGCGCTCGCGGAGATGATGAACAAGCCGGAGCTCATGCGGAAGGCGATGGAGGAGCTCGACGCCGTCGTCGGCCGGGACCGGCTGGTCCAGGAGCCCGACCTCCGCAGCCTCAACTACCTCAAGGCCTGCATCCGGGAGGCCTTCCGCCTCCACCCGTACCACCCGTTCAACCCGCCCCGCGTCGCCATggccgacaccaccgtcgccggctACTCGGTCCCCAGGGGCAGCCAGGTCGTCCTGAGCCGCGTCGCCCTCGGGCGGAACCCCAAGGTGTGGGCCGACCCGCTCGATTTCCGGCCGGAGCGGCACCTGGCCGGCGACGAGGCCACCGTGGCGCTCAGCGAGCCAGAGCTGCGGTTCGTGTCCTTCAGCACCGGGAGGCGGGGCTGCCCCGGGATCGCGCTGGGCACCCTCTTCACCGTCATGCTGTTCGCGCGGCTCCTGCAGGGGTTCACGTGGAGCATGCCGCCCGGCGTGGACGGAGTCGAGCTGCGCGAGGCGGAGGCGAGCCTCGTGCTGGCGGAGCCGTTGCGTCTGCAGGCTAAGCCGCGGCTGCCGGCGCATCTCTACGGGCCTGAGTACGACTGCTCCTCGCGACAGCTATAG